A DNA window from Bos indicus x Bos taurus breed Angus x Brahman F1 hybrid chromosome 16, Bos_hybrid_MaternalHap_v2.0, whole genome shotgun sequence contains the following coding sequences:
- the PLEKHG5 gene encoding pleckstrin homology domain-containing family G member 5 isoform X2, producing the protein MDGKGDRKSTGLKLSKKKARRRHTDDPSKECFTLKFDLNVDIETEIVPAMKKKSLGEVLLPVFERKGIALGKVDIYLDQSNTPLSLTFEAYRFGGHYLRVKAKPGDEGKVEQGVKDSKSLSLPILRQAGAGPPAQERVDLQSRRESLDILAPGRRRKNMSEFLGEASIPGQEPPTPSSCSLPSSSSSGSSSSSSGSDSWKNRAASRFSGFFSSGPSTSTYGREIDKMEQLEGKLHAYGLFGLPRLPRRLRFDHDSWEEEGDEEEDEDDAGLRLEDSWRELIDGHEKLTRRQCHQQEAVWELLHTEASYIKKLRVITNLFLCCLLNLQESGLLCEVEADRLFSNIPEIARLHRGLWGSVMAPVLEKARRTRALLQPGDFLKGFKMFGSLFKPYVRYCMEEEGCMEYMRGLLRDNDLFRTYITWAEKHQQCQRLKLSDMLAKPHQRLTKYPLLLKSVLRKTDEPRAKEAVVTMIGSVERFIHHVNACMRQRQERQRLAAVVSRIDAYEVVEGSNDEVDKMDVYCFLFTDLLLVTKPVKKAERTKVIRPPLLVDKIVCRELRDPGSFLLIYLNEFHSAVGAYTFQASGQALCRGWVDAIYNAQNQLQQLRVQEHPGDQQHLQSLEEEEDEREEEEEEEGGGSSTSAASSPTILRKSSHSLDSQHCASDGSTETLAMVVVEPGELLSSPEFRGDPFSSQSDETSLSTTASSVTPTSELLPLGPVDGRSCSMDSAYGTLSPTSLQDFMAPAPTVESAPRPPELPPAPSPPPSPRLRRRTPVQLLPCLPHLLKSKSEASLLQLLSGATTRRVPPAPSRSLSEVCLAATVPGTRTRGSCQEAGPSWYCQGAPGPGPQLAELEGRAHCPGGEPEGPTRRSRELSSGASTRVQPEPPPGISAQHRKLTLAQLYRIRTTLLLNSTLTASEV; encoded by the exons ATGGATGGCAAGGG GGACCGAAAGAGCACAGGCCTGAAACTCTCCAAGAAGAAAGCCaggagaagacatacagat GACCCAAGCAAGGAGTGCTTCACCCTGAAATTTGACCTGAACGTGGACATTGAGACGGAGATTGTaccagccatgaaaaagaagtcTCTGGG GGAGGTGCTGCTGCCAGTATTTGAAAGGAAGGGCATTGCACTGGGCAAAGTGGACATCTATCTGGACCAGTCCAACACGCCCCTGTCCCTCACCTTTGAGGCCTACAGGTTTGGGGGACACTACCTGCGGGTCAAAG CCAAGCCAGGGGACGAGGGGAAGGTGGAGCAGGGGGTGAAGGACTCCAAGTCCCTGAGTCTGCCGATCCTGcggcaagccggggctgggcccCCGGCCCAAGAGCGCGTGGACCTCCAGAGCCGCCGGGAGAGCCTGGATATCCTG GCCCCTGGTCGCCGACGCAAGAACATGTCAGAGTTCCTAGGGGAGGCAAGCATCCCTGGGCAGGAGCCCCCCACACCCTCCAGCTGCTCTCTGcccagcagtagcagcagtggcagcagcagcagcagcagtggcagtgaCAGCTGGAAGAACCGGGCGGCCAGTCGCTTCAGCGGCTTCTTCAGCTCAGGCCCCAGCACCAGCACCTATGGCCGG GAGATAGACAAGATGGAGCAGCTGGAGGGCAAGCTGCACGCCTATGGCCTCTTCGGGCTGCCCAGGCTGCCCCGGAGGCTGCGCTTTGACCATGACTCCTGGGAGGAAGAAGGTGACGAAGAGGAGGATGAGGATGACGCCGGACTTCGGCTGGAGGACAGCTGGCGGGAGCTCATTGATGGGCACGAG AAGCTGACCCGGCGGCAGTGCCACCAGCAGGAGGCGGTCTGGGAGCTCCTGCACACGGAGGCCTCATACATTAAGAAGCTGCGGGTGATCACCAAC CTGTTCCTGTGCTGCCTCCTGAACCTGCAAGAGTCGGGACTGCTGTGTGAG GTGGAGGCGGACCGCCTGTTCAGCAACATCCCTGAGATCGCGCGGCTGCACCGTGGGCTGTGGGGCAGCGTGATGGCGCCGGTGCTGGAGAAGGCGCGGCGCACGCGGGCGCTTCTGCAGCCCGGGGATTTCCTCAAAGGCTTTAAGATG TTCGGCTCCCTCTTCAAGCCCTACGTCCGATACTGCATGGAGGAGGAGGGCTGCATGGAGTACATGCGCGGCCTGCTGCGCGACAATGACCTCTTCCGAACTTACATCACG TGGGCCGAGAAGCACCAGCAGTGCCAGCGGCTCAAGCTGAGCGACATGCTGGCCAAGCCCCATCAGCGACTCACCAAGTACCCGCTGCTGCTCAAGTCGGTGCTAAGAAAGACCGACGAACCGCGCGCCAAGGAGGCCGTTGTCACTATG ATCGGCTCGGTGGAGCGCTTCATCCACCACGTGAACGCGTGCATGCGGCAGCGCCAGGAGCGGCAGCGGCTGGCGGCCGTGGTGAGTCGCATCGACGCCTACGAGGTGGTGGAGGGCAGCAACGACGAGGTGGACAAG ATGGACGTGTACTGCTTTCTCTTCACTGACCTGCTCTTGGTGACCAAgccagtgaagaaggctgagaggacCAAGGTCATCAGGCCACCGCTGCTGGTGGACAAGATCGTGTGCCGGGAGCTTCGGGACCCAG gctccttcctcctcaTCTACCTGAACGAGTTCCACAGTGCTGTGGGGGCCTACACATTCCAGGCCAGTGGCCAGGCTTTGTGCCGTGGCTGGGTGGATGCCATCTACAATGCCCAG AACCAGCTGCAGCAGCTGCGTGTGCAGGAGCACCCAGGCGACCAGCAGCACCTGCAGAgcctggaagaggaggaggatgagcgggaggaggaggaggaggaggaaggtggggggaGTAGCACTTCGGCTGCCAGCTCCCCTACCATTCTGCGCAAAAGCAGCCACAGCCTTGACTCCCAGCACTG TGCCTCGGATGGCTCTACGGAAACCCTGGCCATGGTGGTGGTAGAGCCTGGGGAGTTGCTGTCCTCTCCTGAATTCAGGGGCGACCCCTTCAGCTCCCAGTCAGACGAGACCTCTCTCAGCACCACCGCCTCATCTGTCACTCCTACCAGCGAGCTTCTGCCCCTGGGCCCTGTGGATGGCCGCTCCTGCTCCATGGACTCCGCCTACGGCACCCTTTCCCCCACATCCCTGCAAGACTTTATGGCCCCAGCCCCCACGGTGGAGTCAGCACCCCGGCCCCCAGAGTTACCACCAGCCCCGTCACCCCCACCCTCGCCCCGCCTTCGCCGCCGCACTCCTGTCCAGCTGctgccctgcctgccccaccTGCTTAAGTCCAAATCCGAGGCCAGCCTCCTCCAGCTGCTGTCAGGGGCCACTACCCGCAGAGTGCCCCCAGCCCCGAGCCGCAGCCTGTCGGAAGTCTGCTTGGCTGCTACTGTCCCTGGCACAAGGACTCGGGGCTCCTGTCAGGAAGCTGGGCCCAGCTGGTATTGCCAGGGGGCACCTGGCCCTGGCCCCCAGCTGGCAGAGCTAGAGGGTAGAGCCCACTGCCCAGGTGGGGAGCCCGAAGGACCCACTAGGAGGAGCAGAGAGCTGTCCTCGGGGGCCTCGACCAGGGTCCAGCCTGAGCCTCCCCCGGGGATCTCGGCCCAGCACAGGAAGCTGACGCTGGCCCAGCTCTACCGAATCAGGACTACCCTGCTGCTTAACTCCACCCTCACTGCCTC GGAGGTCTGA